A stretch of the Vigna radiata var. radiata cultivar VC1973A chromosome 7, Vradiata_ver6, whole genome shotgun sequence genome encodes the following:
- the LOC106765789 gene encoding succinate dehydrogenase assembly factor 2, mitochondrial produces MASLRITRFLTNLLNSSSFPKSQNPFPTTLFSLRPFTSHAPNDPHSQSLNIDLSNEESKRRLFNRLLYRSKQRGFLELDLVLGKWVEDNIHSLDENRIRALVHVLDLENPDLWQWISGQEQPPESISTNPVFTAVREGVMKNLESHSAPETRATPGQPWVRGWDDIKKFRGGPITGNQ; encoded by the exons ATGGCTTCTTTGCGTATCACAAGATTCCTAACCAACCTTCTCAACTCCTCGTCTTTCCCAAAATCTCAGAACCCCTTTCCTACAACCCTTTTCTCGCTTCGCCCTTTCACATCCCACGCTCCCAACGATCCTCACTCTCAATCTCTGAATATCGATCTTTCCAACGAAGAAAGCAAAAGACGCTTGTTCAACAG GCTATTGTATAGAAGCAAGCAGCGAGGGTTCCTGGAACTCGATTTGGTGCTTGGGAAATGGGTGGAGGACAATATTCACTCATTGGATGAAAATCGCATTCGAGCTCTCGTTCATGTTCTTGACTTG GAGAATCCAGATTTATGGCAGTGGATATCTGGGCAAGAGCAACCCCCGGAATCAATCAGCACAAACCCA GTCTTTACTGCAGTGCGAGAAGGAGTTATGAAAAATCTTGAGAGTCATTCTGCTCCTGAAACAAGAGCAACACCTGGCCAACCATGGGTAAGAGGCTGGGATGATATCAAGAAATTTCGGGGTGGTCCCATTACTGGGAACCAGTAG
- the LOC106768075 gene encoding carbonyl reductase [NADPH] 1 — MVLVLNQHRMGHKEKAKERKDKRLQEISLLRTIPYADHQRWWSKETIAVVTGGNRGIGFEISRQLADHGVTVILTSRDASVGVESIKVLQEGGLQDVACHQLDLLDPSSISEFGDWLKENYGGLDILVNNAGVNFNFGSNNSVEHANLVIETNYFGTKRMIEAMIPLMKPSSAGGRIVNVSSRLGRLNGKRNRLENEELREKLSNIETLTEELIDDMVATFLKQVEDGTWESGGWPPTFTDYSMSKLAVNAYTRFMAHKLSERPDGEKIFINSYCPGWVKTALTGYAGSVSVEDGADSGVWLSLLPDQAITGKFFAERREINF; from the exons ATGGTTTTGGTGCTGAACCAACACAGAATGGGGCACAAAGAAAAAGCTAAAGAGCGAAAAGATAAGAGGTTGCAGGAGATTTCTCTTCTCAGGACAATTCCTTATGCTGATCACCAGAG ATGGTGGTCGAAGGAAACAATTGCCGTGGTTACCGGAGGAAACAGAGGAATTGGGTTCGAGATCTCTAGACAACTTGCTGATCATGGAGTAACTGTGATACTGACATCAAGAGATGCTAGTGTTGGAGTTGAATCAATTAAGGTCTTGCAAGAGGGTGGTCTGCAAGATGTGGCATGCCATCAGCTTGATCTTCTCGACCCTTCTTCCATCAGCGAATTCGGTGACTGGTTGAAGGAAAATTACGGTGGCTTGGACATTCTG GTAAATAACGCTGGTGTGAATTTCAACTTTGGGTCTAATAATTCCGTTGAACATGCTAATTTGGTCAttgaaacaaattattttgGCACCAAGCGTATGATCGAAGCCATGATTCCACTGATGAAGCCATCCTCTGCTGGTGGACGCATCGTAAATGTGAGCTCGCGTCTTGGTCGACTAAACGGCAAACGCAAT AGATTGGAGAATGAAGAATTGAGGGAGAAACTAAGTAATATTGAAACACTTACAGAGGAGCTAATTGATGATATGGTAGCAACTTTTCTGAAACAAGTGGAAGATGGAACTTGGGAATCAGGAGGGTGGCCTCCAACTTTCACAGACTACTCGATGTCAAAACTAGCAGTGAATGCATACACAAGGTTCATGGCACACAAGCTTTCTGAGAGACCAGATGGTGAAAAGATTTTTATCAACAGCTACTGCCCTGGTTGGGTGAAAACTGCTCTCACTGGTTATGCAGGAAGCGTGTCAGTTGAGGATGGTGCTGATTCTGGAGTCTGGCTTTCCCTTCTTCCTGATCAAGCTATTACAGGCAAGTTCTTTGCAGAGAGACGGGAAATTAACTTTTAA
- the LOC106765819 gene encoding calcium-binding mitochondrial carrier protein SCaMC-1 isoform X1, whose amino-acid sequence MSGAGQAIDMEKVGFSKAKADHGRGKKTGPVSMDHVLLALRETKDERDLRIRSLFNFFDAANDGYLDYAHIEAGLSALQIPPEYKYAKELFKVCDADRDGRIDYHDFRRYMDDKELELYRIFQAIDVEHNGCILPEELWDALVRAGIEIDEEELARFVEHVDKDNNGIITFEEWRDFLLLYPHEATIENIYQHWERMCLVDIGEQAVIPEGISKHVHRSRYFIAGAIAGAASRTATAPLDRLKVVLQVQTGRAAIMPAVKMIWQRDGLLGFFRGNGLNVVKVAPESAIKFYAYEMLKNVIGDAQQGKSDIGTAGRLFAGGMAGAVAQIAIYPMDLVKTRLQTCASDGGKVPKLSTLTKDIWVHEGPRAFYRGLVPSLLGIIPYAGIDLTVYDTLKDISKKYILHDSDPGPLVQLGCGTISGALGATCVYPLQVIRTRLQAQPINNTGAYTGMFDAFRKTFRDESFRGFYKGLIPNLLKVVPAASITYMVYEYMKKNLDLE is encoded by the exons ATGTCCGGGGCAGGCCAAGCCATAGACATGGAGAAGGTGGGGTTTTCGAAAGCCAAAGCCGATCATGGCCGTGGCAAGAAAACGGGCCCGGTTTCGATGGATCACGTGCTTCTTGCCTTGCGTGAGACCAAAGACGAGAGGGATCTTCGAATTCGGAGTCTCTTCAATTTCTTCGATGCTGCCAATGATGGGTACTTGGACTATGCTCACATTGAGGCTGGTTTGTCTGCCCTGCAGATTCCCCCTGAGTATAAGTATGCCAAGGAGCTTTTCAAGGTGTGTGATGCTGATAGGGATGGTAGGATTGATTACCATGATTTCAGGCGTTACATGGATGACAAGGAGTTGGAGCTTTATCGCATATTTCAGGCAATTGATGTGGAGCACAATGGCTGCATTCTCCCCGAAGAGCTTTGGGATGCACTTGTCAGGGCTG GGATTGAAATTGATGAGGAGGAGCTTGCTCGCTTTGTGGAGCATGTTGATAAGGATAATAACGGAATTATCACTTTTGAAGAGTGGAGAGATTTTCTTCTACTTTATCCTCATGAAGCaactattgaaaatatatatcagCATTGGGAGAGGATGTGCCTTGTTGACATTGGGGAACAAGCTGTCATTCCTGAAGGCATCAGCAAACATGTGCACAGGAGCAGATATTTTATTGCTGGGGCAATAGCAGGAGCTGCTTCTCGTACAGCAACTGCTCCTCTTGATCGTTTAAAGGTGGTCTTACAAGTTCAGACTGGAAGAGCTGCTATTATGCCGGCAGTGAAGATGATATGGCAACGAGATGGTTTATTAGGGTTTTTCCGAGGTAATGGATTGAATGTGGTCAAGGTAGCTCCAGAGAGTGCCATCAAGTTCTATGCTTATGAAATGCTGAAAAATGTAATTGGAGATGCTCAACAGGGAAAGTCAGATATCGGTACTGCAGGAAGACTTTTTGCAGGTGGTATGGCTGGTGCAGTTGCACAGATTGCTATCTATCCAATGGATCTTGTCAAAACTAGGTTACAGACTTGTGCTTCTGATGGTGGAAAGGTTCCTAAACTTAGTACTCTTACAAAGGATATATGGGTCCATGAAGGACCTCGGGCTTTCTACAGAGGGCTTGTTCCATCTCTTCTGGGTATAATTCCCTATGCAGGGATTGATCTCACTGTATATGACACCTTGAAAGATATATCTAAGAAATATATTCTTCATGACAGTG ATCCTGGTCCTCTAGTACAACTTGGATGTGGGACGATTTCAGGTGCTCTTGGAGCCACTTGTGTGTATCCGCTGCAGGTTATTAGGACAAG GCTGCAGGCACAACCTATCAACAACACCGGTGCTTACACGGGAATGTTTGATGCATTCCGGAAAACTTTTAGGGATGAAAGCTTTAGAGGTTTCTACAAGGGGCTCATTCCTAATCTCCTTAAAGTTGTGCCAGCTGCAAGCATTACTTATATGGTTTATGAATACATGAAGAAGAATCTAGATCTTGAGTAG
- the LOC106765819 gene encoding calcium-binding mitochondrial carrier protein SCaMC-3 isoform X2: MAVARKRARFRWITCFLPCVRPKTRGIFEFGVSSISSMLPMMGTWTMLTLRLVCLPCRFPLSISMPRSFSRCVMLIGMVGLITMISGVTWMTRSWSFIAYFRQLMWSTMAAFSPKSFGMHLSGLVGIEIDEEELARFVEHVDKDNNGIITFEEWRDFLLLYPHEATIENIYQHWERMCLVDIGEQAVIPEGISKHVHRSRYFIAGAIAGAASRTATAPLDRLKVVLQVQTGRAAIMPAVKMIWQRDGLLGFFRGNGLNVVKVAPESAIKFYAYEMLKNVIGDAQQGKSDIGTAGRLFAGGMAGAVAQIAIYPMDLVKTRLQTCASDGGKVPKLSTLTKDIWVHEGPRAFYRGLVPSLLGIIPYAGIDLTVYDTLKDISKKYILHDSDPGPLVQLGCGTISGALGATCVYPLQVIRTRLQAQPINNTGAYTGMFDAFRKTFRDESFRGFYKGLIPNLLKVVPAASITYMVYEYMKKNLDLE; encoded by the exons ATGGCCGTGGCAAGAAAACGGGCCCGGTTTCGATGGATCACGTGCTTCTTGCCTTGCGTGAGACCAAAGACGAGAGGGATCTTCGAATTCGGAGTCTCTTCAATTTCTTCGATGCTGCCAATGATGGGTACTTGGACTATGCTCACATTGAGGCTGGTTTGTCTGCCCTGCAGATTCCCCCTGAGTATAAGTATGCCAAGGAGCTTTTCAAGGTGTGTGATGCTGATAGGGATGGTAGGATTGATTACCATGATTTCAGGCGTTACATGGATGACAAGGAGTTGGAGCTTTATCGCATATTTCAGGCAATTGATGTGGAGCACAATGGCTGCATTCTCCCCGAAGAGCTTTGGGATGCACTTGTCAGGGCTGGTAG GGATTGAAATTGATGAGGAGGAGCTTGCTCGCTTTGTGGAGCATGTTGATAAGGATAATAACGGAATTATCACTTTTGAAGAGTGGAGAGATTTTCTTCTACTTTATCCTCATGAAGCaactattgaaaatatatatcagCATTGGGAGAGGATGTGCCTTGTTGACATTGGGGAACAAGCTGTCATTCCTGAAGGCATCAGCAAACATGTGCACAGGAGCAGATATTTTATTGCTGGGGCAATAGCAGGAGCTGCTTCTCGTACAGCAACTGCTCCTCTTGATCGTTTAAAGGTGGTCTTACAAGTTCAGACTGGAAGAGCTGCTATTATGCCGGCAGTGAAGATGATATGGCAACGAGATGGTTTATTAGGGTTTTTCCGAGGTAATGGATTGAATGTGGTCAAGGTAGCTCCAGAGAGTGCCATCAAGTTCTATGCTTATGAAATGCTGAAAAATGTAATTGGAGATGCTCAACAGGGAAAGTCAGATATCGGTACTGCAGGAAGACTTTTTGCAGGTGGTATGGCTGGTGCAGTTGCACAGATTGCTATCTATCCAATGGATCTTGTCAAAACTAGGTTACAGACTTGTGCTTCTGATGGTGGAAAGGTTCCTAAACTTAGTACTCTTACAAAGGATATATGGGTCCATGAAGGACCTCGGGCTTTCTACAGAGGGCTTGTTCCATCTCTTCTGGGTATAATTCCCTATGCAGGGATTGATCTCACTGTATATGACACCTTGAAAGATATATCTAAGAAATATATTCTTCATGACAGTG ATCCTGGTCCTCTAGTACAACTTGGATGTGGGACGATTTCAGGTGCTCTTGGAGCCACTTGTGTGTATCCGCTGCAGGTTATTAGGACAAG GCTGCAGGCACAACCTATCAACAACACCGGTGCTTACACGGGAATGTTTGATGCATTCCGGAAAACTTTTAGGGATGAAAGCTTTAGAGGTTTCTACAAGGGGCTCATTCCTAATCTCCTTAAAGTTGTGCCAGCTGCAAGCATTACTTATATGGTTTATGAATACATGAAGAAGAATCTAGATCTTGAGTAG
- the LOC106766672 gene encoding pentatricopeptide repeat-containing protein At5g61800 — translation MRQNTLQLISQCKSISQLCQIHGHAVTTGVLAPHTLRIFNNILFTLTTLLSAPNTATTHYSNSIITYYALSLFHSLPNPTTFSFNTLIRIHTLLLSPLPALRLFSTLRRLSLPPDFHTFPFVLKACSQLSSFSLAQSLHSQLLKFGLLPHLYAFNSLIRVYSILDRVNDAHKLFYECPHRDVVSYNALIDGLVKTRQISRARQLFDEMPVRDEVSWGTMIAGYSHLKLCNQAIELFTDMMALEVKPDNIALVSVLSACAHMGELKQGSIVHDYIKRNRIRVDSYLATGLVDLYAKCGCVETARDVFESCEEKEVFTWNAMLVGFAIHGEGSMVLEHFSRMVAEGVKPDGVSMLGVLVGCSHGGLVREARKVFQEMETVYGVAREEKHYGCMADMFARAGLIEEAEEMIRGMPSGGDVFAWGGLLGGCRIHGNVEVAKKAAKQVMEIKPEDGGVYSVLANIYANRGQWDDLVKVRRSLSANKRAKKITGCSLIRLNDDT, via the coding sequence ATGCGTCAAAACACATTGCAACTAATAAGCCAATGCAAATCCATTTCCCAACTGTGCCAAATCCACGGCCACGCCGTCACCACCGGTGTGTTAGCTCCCCACACACTCCGCATCTTCAACAACATCCTCTTCACCCTCACCACCCTACTCTCCGCCCCCAACACCGCCACAACCCATTATTCCAACTCCATAATAACCTACTATGCACtctccctcttccattccctccCAAACCCCACCACATTCTCCTTCAACACCCTCATCAGAATCCATACCCTCCTCCTCTCCCCTCTCCCTGCCCTCCGCCTCTTCTCCACCCTCCGCCGCCTCTCCCTTCCCCCTGACTTTCACACCTTCCCTTTTGTCCTCAAAGCCTGCTCCCAACTCTCTTCCTTCTCCCTCGCCCAATCCCTCCACTCTCAACTCCTCAAGTTCGGCCTTTTACCCCATTTGTACGCCTTCAACTCTCTCATACGTGTTTACTCCATCCTCGATAGAGTCAACGATGCCCACAAGCTCTTCTACGAATGTCCCCACAGAGACGTTGTCTCCTACAACGCCTTGATTGATGGGCTCGTGAAAACCCGCCAGATTTCCCGAGCGCGGCAACTGTTCGACGAAATGCCCGTCCGAGATGAAGTATCCTGGGGGACCATGATCGCGGGGTATAGTCACTTGAAACTTTGTAACCAAGCCATTGAACTCTTTACTGACATGATGGCTTTGGAGGTTAAGCCGGATAATATAGCGCTGGTGTCGGTTCTCTCCGCTTGTGCTCATATGGGGGAGTTGAAACAAGGTAGCATCGTTCATGATTACATTAAACGTAATAGGATACGAGTTGATTCGTATTTGGCAACGGGGTTGGTGGACTTGTATGCGAAATGTGGGTGTGTTGAGACTGCGAGGGATGTGTTTGAGTCTTGCGAGGAGAAGGAAGTGTTCACGTGGAATGCCATGCTTGTTGGGTTTGCGATTCACGGAGAAGGATCGATGGTGTTGGAGCATTTTTCTAGAATGGTTGCGGAGGGAGTCAAGCCTGATGGGGTGAGCATGTTGGGGGTGTTGGTGGGGTGTAGCCATGGGGGTCTAGTTCGTGAAGCGCGAAAGGTTTTTCAGGAGATGGAAACTGTGTATGGGGTTGCTCGGGAGGAGAAGCATTATGGATGCATGGCTGATATGTTTGCCAGGGCTGGGTTGATTGAGGAAGCGGAGGAGATGATAAGAGGGATGCCAAGTGGGGGTGATGTGTTTGCGTGGGGAGGGTTGCTTGGAGGGTGTAGGATTCATGGGAATGTTGAGGTTGCAAAGAAAGCAGCGAAGCAAGTAATGGAGATTAAGCCTGAAGATGGTGGGGTGTATTCTGTTTTGGCTAATATTTATGCTAATAGAGGACAATGGGATGATTTAGTGAAGGTAAGGAGATCATTGAGTGCCAACAAAAGGGCCAAGAAGATTACTGGTTGTAGTTTGATCAGACTGAATGACGATACCTAG
- the LOC106768021 gene encoding uncharacterized protein LOC106768021, producing the protein MRGNWLAVLKNGVGGKAAYATATAPKMKAYAASADYGRLNQQKRNSTKKDFVAVYVAIGMMTTAMGLGLHTAWQQLRNNPTVHVKKQRRETIPEVVDPDHVAEEADRFIKHSFFRKVAHVQDRSYPDHHHIPNPFSNDAYAHTPRLETLKSVGVDPSHV; encoded by the exons ATG AGGGGAAATTGGTTAGCGGTGTTGAAAAACGGCGTCGGAGGTAAGGCAGCGTACGCAACGGCAACAGCACCGAAGATGAAAGCGTACGCAGCTTCGGCTGATTACGGGCGTCTCAACCAGCAAAAGAGGAACTCAACGAAAAAGGACTTTGTGGCGGTGTACGTGGCGATCGGGATGATGACGACGGCGATGGGGCTGGGTCTCCACACTGCGTGGCAGCAACTGAGGAATAACCCAACGGTGCACGTGAAGAAGCAGAGAAGAGAGACTATCCCCGAAGTGGTGGATCCCGACCACGTGGCGGAGGAGGCTGACAGGTTCATCAAGCACTCCTTCTTCCGGAAAGTGGCGCACGTGCAAGACCGCAGCTACCCCGACCACCACCACATTCCTAACCCCTTTAGCAACGATGCCTATGCCCACACACCCCGTCTCGAAACTCTGAAATCCGTCGGCGTTGATCCTTCCCACGTCTGA